In Longimicrobium sp., one genomic interval encodes:
- a CDS encoding cation:proton antiporter, with product IGLWVGGGWAGALLLGGAFYVSSSAIIAKSTIELRRSANPETEVALGVLVFEDLFMALFLAVLSGAVLADEPSAAAAFWGMGKAAAFFGAVVLLALYARPLLDRLFDLEDDELFLLLTGGIVLLLSWGALAAGLSEAIGAFLAGLLLAETEHKERAERLFGPPQGLFAAVFFLGFGLSLDPATFGGVWLPALVLAVLGVALKVGVGMWIGRHDGLPKRNALALGLTLVPRGEFSILLAGIAVTVGLADVGATIALLVLALSLVGTVGLRLAPEIARRVYPRREPRSLEERGFRPDLAGFDETGGGG from the coding sequence TGATCGGGCTCTGGGTGGGGGGCGGGTGGGCGGGGGCGCTGCTGCTCGGGGGGGCATTCTACGTCTCCTCCAGCGCCATCATCGCCAAGAGCACCATCGAGCTGCGCCGCTCCGCCAACCCCGAGACGGAGGTGGCGCTGGGCGTGCTGGTGTTCGAGGACCTGTTCATGGCCCTCTTCCTCGCCGTCCTCTCCGGCGCCGTGCTCGCGGACGAGCCGAGCGCCGCCGCCGCGTTCTGGGGGATGGGGAAGGCGGCCGCGTTCTTTGGGGCGGTGGTGCTGCTGGCGCTGTACGCGCGCCCGCTGCTGGACCGCCTCTTCGACCTGGAGGACGACGAGCTCTTCCTACTGCTGACGGGCGGCATCGTGCTCCTGCTGTCGTGGGGCGCGCTGGCGGCGGGGCTGTCGGAGGCGATCGGCGCCTTCCTCGCCGGGCTGCTGCTGGCCGAGACGGAGCACAAGGAGCGCGCCGAGCGCCTGTTCGGGCCGCCGCAGGGGCTGTTCGCGGCGGTCTTCTTCCTGGGCTTCGGGCTCTCGCTGGACCCGGCCACGTTTGGGGGGGTGTGGCTGCCGGCGCTGGTGCTGGCGGTGCTGGGGGTGGCGCTCAAGGTGGGCGTGGGGATGTGGATCGGCCGGCACGACGGACTGCCCAAGCGCAATGCCCTGGCGCTAGGGCTCACCCTCGTGCCGCGCGGCGAGTTCTCCATCCTCCTGGCCGGCATCGCCGTGACGGTGGGGCTCGCGGATGTCGGCGCGACGATCGCTCTCCTCGTGCTCGCGCTGTCGCTCGTCGGCACGGTGGGGCTGCGGCTCGCGCCGGAGATCGCGCGCCGCGTGTATCCCCGTCGCGAGCCGCGTT